A stretch of DNA from Sebastes fasciatus isolate fSebFas1 chromosome 16, fSebFas1.pri, whole genome shotgun sequence:
caaatatgattaaaaaaagttaaaattcactatatcctgacagtagtgcatgagacaggtaatctgaaagaaatcatgtgtctctgtgtcctccggtgctcctaatggcatatgcaagatttcacagaccggaggaaaacaaccaatcagagccaagctggagcctgccgtctctgagcagctgtcaatcactcacaaactttgatcaaacggtcaggcagcgctgatcaaatatgaactaGACTGGCACacggagagcacagacctccgccaagatGCCCGAGTAGACGTCCAATCTACAGCTGTTCTctgtaatcctgctaacggacaaacaaacaaacaaacaaaccaacgccggtgataacataacctccttcctaggcctttggccttcgCGGAGGTtgttaatattctgttactgtaatgcccatttctcacctcaaatgttttcagaaacatcttgtagtgtactgtttagctgtaaaatgagaaagattgtgatccggcagccatgttgagatcagttgaggaaataccaagcaccgcccaccagtcggagcaaactttctcattttacagctaaacagtacactacaagatgtttctgaaaacatttgaggagagaaataggcattacagtaacagaatattgattcatatttgatcagcgctgcctagtttgatcagagttcgcgagtgattgacagctgcctcccgTTTATtgagcagccaataggaacgctcgctctctgaaatgacctgtgattggccaaagtcttccgtcaggggctagattttttaaagcctgaaaacagagccatgaggaggtgcagaagtctagttttctctcagaacacttgaattacaatatgctgaaaggttattatggaatttttgcccaatgatgccaaacatattctgcctactgcagctttaatgaaggAGAGACAGTTTATTTGATGGGAGAGATGTTTTGGTGCAGCACAACTGTAACataaatgtataatttttttccGGGAAAGTAAAAACCATGatagtattttaatataaaaataaaacgaAGGAAATAAAAAGCATTGGCTGCCCTTACCTTGTCATCACATTGTATATTCTGTATCATTGAATGGTCTGTGTCGTCTCCAGTCAAGTTATATCCACCAACCAACGTGGCCGTCCAGAATGGATCCGACTCCAACCTGTGGCTCAGCTGGAGCCAGATTGAATCTCATTGTGTGGAGAGTGAAGTTCGCTACAGGGTCAACAACAGGAATTGGGCGGTAGGCAGTTtgaaggaacaaaaaaaatctctcaTCTGTCTTCTTCATTCTTTGTTTCGTTGTCTTCATTTGTCTTCAGTTCGCACCCATCTCCCTTCTCAACTCCATCTTACTGTCCACAGCCTGCTCAAGTCAGCAGCGGGGTGCAGAAATACTGCATCAACCTCCCCTCCCGCAGTTCCCTGTATGAGCTGCAGGTGAGGAGCAGAATTGGGGAAAACTGTGGAAAGTCTTCTTTCTGGAGTAACTGGAGTAAGCCTGTGTTCTGGGGatccaacaacaacacaggtaaaaatgcaaaatgtctgctgtgaaaagggtctATACTGTACAGAGTATCTCACAGGTGCTTGCCCTGGAAGACAGAGCCAGTATGTGGGCTatccttaccaaaaagaagtttgttcaagtgtgctattagtatacgtCCTTTAAACTtgaaataagagagtatactttcagttaattttttatgtacttatcagagatatatttgacaaaagtatacttggcttatacttgtccttgatcttttgatcgagatatacggTGATCAGTTGATCGGTGAtcggtatacttggcttgtagttgtgcttccTTTTTggtagagtagcctattaaagtgtgtgagagtttgtaaactgatgctttgatatgaatttacttcaattcatcaagaattcatctaaaaagtgggccaatttagttcCAAGAAGTACTAGtgcattgatattagtatacttactacataaagtacaCTTGGgaaaaatatacttgaacttaacttaagtatacttcataaaataaagtatactactttttcgtgAGGGAATATTTCCAAAACTTTGACCAGGTGAAAGGTACCAGATTATTAAACAATTATAATCtgcatctctctccctcacagTCACTCATCAGGTGACCAGTTCAATGTCTGTGTGGACCCCAGTGGTGTCGGTGGTGGCTGCTTTGGTCCTCATCCTACTGGTCATGCTGTTGCTGCACCATGAGAGGTGGGTCATGTGTAAATGATGGTAGTTATAGGGTTATAGTGTAGACGTAGAGTATTAGCAAtatgtagggctgcacaattaatcaacattttatataaattgcgatatggcctactgcaattttcaaatcgcaggatgaacaggaaatcgcaatatttgttcAAGGTGAAATGTGTATGTAATGTgtaaataccattttaaattaaatattgtggtgttGCAGAGATGTTCTTCTGACCTACACATTATACTCTACAGACTTAAAaagcatctttgtttggtacagatccccacaaaaataacaccataatcattttattatgtttttcaattaaaatatgaatacaaatttaaaaattatcataccctctaatatcacaaatcatatcgcaatatcagtcaaaacaTTCGCAGTGAGATATTTGTGCAGCCCAAATATGTACTTGTTTCCTCAGTTTCCCATTATTTTTTGTTAGTATCAACAATATCTACCTCATCAAACTGTTATCAAGAGTTAGTATTAAGATgtaaaaatgttaattatttaaagCAGTAGTAAATGTAAGTGATGATGGGAATAAAACTCACAATTTGAATATGCTTTCAATCATTTGACATGTAAGAAACATGTCAAATAGAAAGAAACCAGgaacatttttgtatttatggaACAGTATATTTTTACTGCTTCCAAAAAAGTAGAATATCCCTGTAACCTCGCTCAACTACGGTGCTGAAGATCTACAGGGAACAAATGTAATGTAGATGAGCTGTTGTTGATCACCTGAGTGAAAATCTTCCTACCTCCCATACAGAATCAGAATCATGATCATCCCTGTGCTTCCCAAGCCATCACCGGACCTTCATAACGTCGAGGTTAGTAGCATCCAGAGCTCTGCGCCGCCGTcacacaaaagaaagaaatacaagaCAGAAATGTACCATCATGTGAGGTGACATCGAAACAAGTCatacatgttttgttcttttttaaaggATTGGTTTCAGTTCCCCAAAGGCATGAAAGAGAGTTTTGCTGACAATGAGTGTCCCTGTCCTGTCCGTGAGTACTGCCACGTCTCCGAGTTCGACGCCGAGAGCTCCGGCTGCTCCTCCACCTGCTCTGTCACCACCGAACTAACCGACTGCTCCGTCTTCATCCCTGTGAACGAACCGGACCGGTCTACCCCCTGCTCCTCTTCCACCTCCACGGTCTCATctgaggaggagaagcaggTTTTGATTTAGGAGGCGTCTCAGTCAGGGATGGGTCGCCCTAAACTTTGCCATCCAGATCTCCTGCATAACTGCAAAAATCAGATAATGCATTTGTAACCTACTTCGATTTTAGTGTTTGTGTCCTACATCCAGTATCTATCTGTCATGACCTGTTtttcattaataaatacatgtcTATTCACGTCTAAAGTTCAGTGACATTAATTGCACAACTGCAAGGATTGATATTAGGGCAGCCTACCTGGTTCAATGAGCCCTGTCAAGTTATCTCAGTGTCCATTAGAGGGAACGCAGAGTCTCCTAGTACGGAACTGAGTCAACTCATTTTTCAGATTCAAGAAGGGTAGGGCGCAGGGCGGCTGGCCCCCACAAGAAGAGAGAGATATACAAGTCAGCTACTTCCCTAGCTGAACCGATCAGCTATCGCAATCAATTGATGTCTTCAAATGAGATTTTAAAGACTTTACTGTAGGTTTGATTCAGacaatgcgacatctagtggctgaatgttattaatgttatcAATTGCACCTTTAACTAAAAATTACACAAGTTATAAATGTTCGTCGTAAGACGTATGAGTCTGTTTTCTGTGATTGCACAAAGCATTGATCATTTTCTATAGACCTTTTtgaacttgacaacataaaccttctaaatgggcccctttgtatttcctgtggTAACgcttgttaatgcagtagctgacaggatgtCAACTTGGAAGCCCTGGCAACAGAAAGGCAATGAAAAGGCAAACTGCCACTGCGTGCATTTGCATTTTGGCAGCAAGGGATATGGTTTTTAGACCAAATGCACATGGCTAATGCAGCAAAGCATAAAGGAATCCACTTTGTTCATTACTAAACTAAACTCTATTTATTTGGAAGTTAACCAACTGCTGAAAAGGCTATTAATCAGAATAAATGTAGTCTGTGGTTACATATATTCAATTTAAcaaatgttttacaaatgatCTTGTATGTTATTTTGCATTACAGCAACAAGTGCAGGCATGTCATCTTGATCTACAACTTAGTTTCCGCCCACAGGAAATAAAACCCATGACAGTCGGGTCAGAAGCAGCAAACAGATATGAAACATCGATACTGAGATGTAGAAGTAGACCTGCGCAGATACTGAGAGCATCCTGTTTCTATGTGCCACGATGCCGACTAGACTGCTTCTGCTTCTCTGTCTGGCAGGACATGTGTTTACTAAAGAACCACCAGGTaagaacatttaaaatgttaaaattacaGGTGAAttgtgatattaataataactgtTTTAAGCCTACTTGGATGTGTCAGGGCAGTTACTGAATTTGTTTAAGGGCTTTCAGCAGATCTAATCAAATTGTTTTACGACTATCATGACGTGAAGCTGCTTTTCttgttcattcatttttataatatataatagtattaCTTAATAATCCATAATAAAAATCAATCTTTATATGTAGGAATGATTTTTACCATATTTTTGAGAACTTTCCTAAAAATAAAATCGAGATTAGAAAGGGGGGAACGGCACAACTGCCTTGAAATATGATTAGGCCTTAATATTGTAAATAATCAACCACCTGTATTATCATAATTGTATTAAACTCTCAGTTTATAGTAAAGCCGTACTTCCTTGATTATGTGCATTTTCTGTAAAATTCCCTTTGACGTCACTGTGCTGCCATTTCctcattctgtgtgtgtgtgtgtgtgtgcgtgtgtatgagTGGACTGCTATTACCGTTTGCGTAGGTCTATGTATAACGTGGAACTATTCTGTCTCAACCCTCTTGTGTCTCTGACAGATGTGGAGTGTTTGGTGGTGAATCTGGAATATGTTCACTGTTCCTGGAATAAGCAGGGGACTCCAGAGGTCAATTACACCTTCTACGGCTGGTTCGTAATCAGTGACAGTAACCCtaacaaaattaaaacaaatgttgtaATGTCATCGGAATTTATCAAACTGCGAAgagtaaaatgtctgaaagcaGTGATGGATGAACTACCTGAAAGCctcacttgagtaaaagtacagatatctaGTCTTAAAGTAAGCAGTATACACCACTGCGTGAAAGATAATTCAATATAGGGTAGTTTTTGCATGCGATATGAACATCTGATAGGATGTTGTACTACTTATTTCTTTTGGTGCATTTATCTGGGCTGCAATCACTTTCCATACACAATCATGGTCTGCAATTGTCAGAGTGGAACTAAATTTTCATTTTATGACTTCTCTGGTGTGCCTCGCCTACGACAACTGCTCTAgtttagtttttgttgttgttgttgtttgtttccatTTCAATTAGTTTCCTATTATTTTATCcctatttatatattattagattGGTGTTAAGCCAACATGTCAATTGCTATCGGTGACATTAAAGATTACAAGTTAACTTCACTTGGCTCTTCAGAGCACTAACTCTTGTGTAATTCTTAGAAATTTGATAAGTCCCTGGTATCTGATAGcaagttacagaaaaaaacatcaacatatTTACAGTTGCTATGGCTGAATACTTTGCTTTGTGTGTGAATGACTAAATAGTGATTTCTTTACAGGTTCCACGGTCTCATCAGAAGTGAGTGCCCCAACTATCTGTCAGAGAACAACATTACGATTGGATGTAACCAGCCCTACGGCAAAGTGACCAACAGGTTCAGCTCATTTTACACCCAACTGGAACATGGCAACCAGAGTTCTCAGAGGGAGCTTGATCTTAAATCAAAAGGTATGCTTATTTACTGAGGTTCAGCATAACACTCGAAGGTACCATTCAAAACAGTAAaccaattaaagcagcagtaggcaagattggagcaaacatgattaaaaaaagttatttttataaaacagtcactattaAATgggaagcagctgtcaatcattcacaaactccgatcaaacggtcaaactaggcagcgctgatcaaatatgaatcaatattctgttactgtaatgctcatttctcgcctcaaatgttttcagaaacatcttgtagtgtactgcagcgctgcctagtttgaccgtttgatcagagttcgcgagtgtttgacagctgcctcccgtttaatgaacagccaataggaaccctctctctctgaaatgacctgtgattggccaaagtcttccgtcacgggctagatttttttaaagcctgaaaacagagccatgaggaggtgcagaagtctagttttctctcagaacacttgaattacaagatgctgaaaggttattatggaatttttgcccaatgatgccaaacatattctgcctactgcagctttaatgaaggAGAGACAGTTTATTTGATGGGAGAGATGTTTTGGTGCAGCACAACTGTAACataaatgtataatttttttccGGGAAAGTAAAAACCATGATAgtattttaacataaaaataaaacgaAGGAAATAAAAAGCATTGGCTGCCCTTACCTTGTCATCACATTGTATATTCTGTATCATTGAATGGTCTGTGTCGTCTCCAGTCAAGTTAAATCCACCAACCAATGTGGTCATCCAGAATGGATCCGACTCCAACCTGTGGCTCAGCTGGAGCCAGAATTCTTCTCAATGTGTGGAGAGTGAAGTTCGCTACAGGGTCAACAACAGGAATTGGGCGGTAGGCAGTTTGAAGGAACACAAAAAATCTCTCATCTGTCTTCTTCATTCTTTGTTTCGTTGTCTTTATTGGTCTTCAGTTCGCACCCATCTCCCTTCTCAACTCCATCTTACTGTCCACAGCCTGCTCAAGTCAGCAGCGGGGTGCAGAGATACTGCATCAACCTCCCCTCCCGCAGTTCCCTGTATGAGCTGCAGGTGAGGAGCAGAATTGGGGAAAACTGTGGAAAGTCTTCATTCTGGAGTAACTGGAGTAAGCCTGTGTTCTGGGGATCCAACAACAGCACaggtaaaaatgcaaaatgtctgctgtgaaaagggtctATACAGAGTATCTCACAGGTGCTTGTCCTGACAGAATGAAGTAGTAACTGACTTCTACTTGCAACCAATAGAAACCCGAAACATAACAAGTCTCAGGCACAGAGCCAGTATGTGGGCTACCCTTACCacaaagaagtttattcaagtgtgctattagtatacttcctTTAAAcctaaaataagagagtatttaattcaattcatcAACAACGTTCTATGTTtttggattctccgttcaccgtggaggcatgcgagaaaaacacattttatttatttcctttaccatcacaaaacatcaggtcaaatagcaaaaggagcaagtctctttatgttatacataaatcattggctaagtataGGATAAGAAAgtatactttcataaactataaagtgggctacaagtattaaactagtaaagtatcagtatacttatagtatagttgctgtaaaatgtaaaacttaGATGtgaactagttgtgtactcaaagtatactattcttacacttaaagcaTACTTTAAagtataaactaaaaagtgggccaatttagttcCAAGAagtactagtacattgatattagtatacttactacataaagtacaCTTGGGGAAAATATACTTCATAAAATTAAcatgaagtatactactttttcgtgAGGGAATTTCTCCAAAACTTTGACCAGGTGAAAGGTACCAgattattaaacatttataatctgcatctctctccctcacagTCACTCATCAGATGACCAATCCAATGTCTGTGTGGACCCCAGTGGTGTCGGTGGTGGCTGCTTTGGTCCTCATCCTACTGGTCATGCTGTTGCTGCACCATGAGAGGTGGGTCATGTGTAAATGATCGTAGTTATAGGGTTATAGTGTAGACGTAGAGTATTAGCAAtatgtagggctgcacaattaatcaacattttatcgAAATTGcgatatggcctactgcaattttcaaatcgcaggatgaggaagaaattgcaatattttttaaaggtgaaatgtgtgtcaaaataccattttaaattaaatattgtggtgttGCAGAGATGTTCtgacctacacatcatattctacagacttaagaaaacatattttttttgtacagatccccacaaaaatcacaccataatcattttattatgtttttcaattaaaatatgaataataatgtaaaaatgatcataccCTTTAATATCGCAATtgtaatatcagtcaaaataatcacaaatgagatattttttcaaatttgtgcAGCCCAAATATGTACTTGTTTCCTCAGTTTCCCATTATTTTTTGTTAGTATCaacaatatttacctcatcaAACTGTTATCAGTAGTTAGTATTAAGCTGTAAAAATGTTAcctatttaaagcagcagtaaatGTAAGTGATGATGGGAATAAAACTCTCTCTGCTTTCAATCATTTGACATgtaaaaaacatgtcaaatagaaagaaacaagaaacatttttgtattaatgGAACAGTATCTTTTTACTGCATCCAAAAAAGTAGAATATCCCTGTAACCTCGCTCAACTACGGTGCTGAAGATCGACAGGGAACAAACGTAATGTAGATGAGCTGTTGTTGATCACCTGAGTGAAAATCTTCCTTCCTCCCATACAGAATCAGAATCATGATCATCCCTATGGTTCCCAAGCCATCATCGTACCTTCACAACGTCGAGGTTAGTAGCATCCAGAGCTCTGCGCCGCCGTCACACAAAAGAAAGTAATACCAGACAGAAATGTACCATCATGTGAGGTGACATCGAAACAAGTCatacatgttttgttctttattaAAGGATTGGTTTCAGTTCCCCAAAGGCATGAAAGAGAGTTTTGCTTACAATGAGCGTCCCTGTGCTGTCCGTGAGTACTGCCACGTCTCCGAGTTCGACGCCGAGAgctccagctgctcctccacctGCTCTGTCACCACCGACCAAACCGACtgctccgtctccgtctccatcCCTGTGAACGAACCGGACCGGTCTACCCCCTGCTCCTCTTCCACATCCACGGTCTCATctgaggaggagaagcaggTTTTGGTTTAGGAGGCGTCTCAGTCAGGGATGGGTCGCCCTAAACTTTACAATCCAGATCTCCTGCGTAACTGCAAAGATCAGAAAATAGATAAATTATGTTTGGCTCTCCTTATGAGAAGAAAACAGATATCTGTTTGAGGCGCTTAGAAGCAGTGGATTAAaagataactttggtatttttctacctggatcctattttcccatgtttttgtgtctaagtgactaacaGGGACAACACTTTGAAATTAGTCCAGTATTGatggagaacgctgcagccgccagccgcttaattcaattcaattcaatctatttttatatagcgtcaaatcataacagaagttatctcgggacgctttatatatagagcaggtcttagaccgtactctatagtttagagacccaacaagatatCCCACCGAGGGCATTGCACCGGAGCgtgctgtggccaggaaaaactacccgtttagcgggtagaaacctagagcagaaccgggctctgggtgggcgacTACCTGCCACGACCGgttgggttgagagagagagacagagagagaaaccacagcaaccacaataatagcacagcagctgtaataactaatacaagtaggactaataacaaaaatcaatagcagtggatgtaaaagagtgataatacaactatcggaattgatatcactgggtcctgtttgtgcatgtgtgtgtatttcaggcctgtgtgtactatgtaatatgtaaaatataacagagtaaaaaaattgtatttccCCTCGGGAATTAATCCAgtacctttcttcttcttctgcttcttcttaaTTGTGAATGTTACCTATTTTAGTAGTCTATCTTTGAATGTACTTTTTCCAATGTAGTTGGACATTTTTTGTAacctacttgtattttattgtttgtgtcCTACATCCGGTACCTATCTGTCATTACCTGTTtttcatgaataaatacatgtcTAATCACGTCTAAAGTTCAGTGACATTAATTGCACACTAATATTGCTATTAGGGGCAGCAGCCTACCTGGTTGAAGGAGCCCTGTCCAGTTATCTGAGTGTCCATTTGAGGGAGTGCAGGGTGTCCTACAGACTCTCAGTACGGAACTGAGTCAACGCATTTTGTCTGATAGTAGCAGGGTAGGGCGCAGGGCGGCTGGCCCCcgcaacaagaagaagaagaaaagagagataTATACAAGTCAGCTACTTCCCTAGCTGAATCCATCATCGATTTGgctagatttaggcaacaaaaccacttagttaggtctaggcaacaaaaaccacttagttaggtttaggaaaagatcgcggtttgggttaaagtaacGCCGGAAATGGTGCAACTTAATtactatatagatatatttatttatgtgacaaataaatcaactttgacttgtggtttcacactgAAAACGAACAATGATCTCCTGGGCACAAGTACGCTGTTTTTTTgacacacccatccaccccaacgtccccggttcacaattatgaaTTGAtgtcatcacaaaaaaaaattctataatgtctataaattaatcaaaattttgAAACGGTATATTCCTATAATTTTGAATATTACCTAACTTAGGAGTTAGAGTTTTCCAATGTGGTTGGACATTTTTGTAACCTACTTGTATTTTAGTGTTTAGTGCCTATCTGTCATGACCTGtttttcattatatatatatttttcattattaaacacatttctaaTCACGTCTAAAGTTCAGTGACATTAATTGCACAGCTGCAAGGACTGATATTAGTGCAGCAGCCTACCTGGTTGAATGAGCCCTCCTGCCCAGTTATCTGAGTGTCCATTAGAGGGAGTGCAGGGTCTCCTACAGACTCACAGTACGGAACTGAATCAACGCATTTAGTCAGATAGTAGC
This window harbors:
- the LOC141753361 gene encoding cytokine receptor common subunit gamma-like is translated as MPTRLLLLLCLTGHVFTKEPPDVDCLVVNLEYVHCSWNKQGTPEVNYTFYGWFHHHNVSECSNYLSENNINTGCNLPYGDRFDSFYTKLEHGNQSSQRTLDLRSKVKLYPPTNVAVQNGSDSNLWLSWSQIESHCVESEVRYRVNNRNWAPAQVSSGVQKYCINLPSRSSLYELQVRSRIGENCGKSSFWSNWSKPVFWGSNNNTVTHQVTSSMSVWTPVVSVVAALVLILLVMLLLHHERIRIMIIPVLPKPSPDLHNVEDWFQFPKGMKESFADNECPCPVREYCHVSEFDAESSGCSSTCSVTTELTDCSVFIPVNEPDRSTPCSSSTSTVSSEEEKQVLI
- the LOC141753360 gene encoding cytokine receptor common subunit gamma-like, translating into MPTRLLLLLCLAGHVFTKEPPDVECLVVNLEYVHCSWNKQGTPEVNYTFYGWFHGLIRSECPNYLSENNITIGCNQPYGKVTNRFSSFYTQLEHGNQSSQRELDLKSKVKLNPPTNVVIQNGSDSNLWLSWSQNSSQCVESEVRYRVNNRNWAPAQVSSGVQRYCINLPSRSSLYELQVRSRIGENCGKSSFWSNWSKPVFWGSNNSTVTHQMTNPMSVWTPVVSVVAALVLILLVMLLLHHERIRIMIIPMVPKPSSYLHNVEDWFQFPKGMKESFAYNERPCAVREYCHVSEFDAESSSCSSTCSVTTDQTDCSVSVSIPVNEPDRSTPCSSSTSTVSSEEEKQVLV